The following are from one region of the Petrotoga mobilis SJ95 genome:
- a CDS encoding glycogen synthase produces MKIAYVSYEVSPFAKAGGLADVAGALPKYIKNAGEDIYVVMPFHKNIENNYDISKFEVVKTGLIPDSHTHKSPFSVYKSYLEGSSVVIYFIKTDSLYDSKNIYDEENIFLKTSYFCDSALKTIKECEPDTNVININDWHTSLIPVYLKTHYLQDNILKKIATILTIHNIGYQGLFNPEVLNQAGLPNYLFNMNALEYYGKVNVLKGGILFSNIINTVSPTYAKEIQSEEYGYGLEGILKVRSEDLFGILNGIDYSIYDPLKDPHIFHPIESYEDKLKNKTSLQEYLGLTKDENITLISFIGRLFEQKGIDLISKIMDLLLLNDIQFVLLGTGDKKYEEYFVTLTKLYPKKISINITFDVDLAQKIYAGSDIFLMPSKYEPCGLGQMYSMRYGTVPVVRYTGGLKDTVSEYNPKDKKGTGFGFHEYKEADLLYTLMKAIYFHQKRKDDWTNIFENCMKEDFSYEKTAKKYIELYKIALDKKRGY; encoded by the coding sequence ATGAAAATAGCTTACGTATCCTACGAAGTCTCTCCATTTGCTAAAGCTGGAGGCTTGGCAGACGTAGCTGGAGCCTTACCAAAATATATTAAAAATGCAGGAGAAGATATATACGTTGTGATGCCTTTTCATAAAAACATAGAAAATAATTATGATATTTCTAAATTTGAGGTTGTAAAAACAGGCTTAATACCTGATTCTCATACACATAAATCTCCTTTCAGTGTTTATAAAAGTTATTTAGAAGGTTCCTCTGTAGTAATTTATTTCATAAAAACCGATTCTCTCTATGATTCAAAAAACATATATGATGAAGAAAATATCTTTTTGAAGACTTCATACTTCTGTGATTCTGCTTTAAAAACTATAAAAGAATGCGAACCCGACACAAACGTTATCAACATAAACGACTGGCACACTTCTCTTATACCTGTATATCTAAAAACCCATTATTTACAAGACAACATTTTAAAAAAGATAGCAACAATATTAACTATTCACAACATAGGTTATCAAGGACTTTTTAACCCTGAAGTATTAAATCAGGCTGGATTACCAAATTACCTCTTCAACATGAACGCTCTGGAATATTATGGAAAAGTAAATGTGTTGAAAGGCGGAATTTTGTTCAGTAATATAATAAATACCGTGAGTCCCACGTATGCAAAAGAAATACAAAGCGAAGAATACGGTTATGGGCTAGAAGGTATATTAAAGGTTCGATCTGAGGATTTGTTTGGTATATTAAACGGCATTGACTATAGCATTTATGACCCCTTAAAAGATCCTCATATTTTTCATCCCATTGAATCATACGAAGACAAGTTAAAAAATAAAACAAGTTTACAGGAATACTTAGGGCTCACTAAGGATGAAAATATAACCCTGATCTCTTTTATTGGTAGGCTCTTTGAGCAAAAAGGAATCGATTTAATTTCAAAAATAATGGACTTATTGTTACTCAATGATATTCAATTTGTGCTATTAGGAACAGGAGATAAAAAATATGAAGAATACTTTGTTACGTTGACAAAGCTTTATCCTAAAAAGATATCCATAAACATAACCTTCGATGTTGATTTAGCTCAAAAGATATACGCAGGATCTGATATATTTTTGATGCCCTCTAAGTATGAACCATGTGGATTAGGCCAAATGTACTCAATGAGATACGGTACCGTTCCTGTTGTAAGATACACTGGAGGGTTGAAAGATACCGTCTCAGAATACAACCCTAAAGATAAAAAAGGAACAGGGTTTGGGTTTCATGAATACAAAGAAGCGGATTTATTATACACTTTAATGAAAGCCATATACTTTCACCAAAAAAGGAAAGATGATTGGACAAATATTTTTGAAAACTGTATGAAAGAAGACTTCTCTTACGAAAAAACCGCCAAGAAATACATCGAATTATACAAAATTGCCCTTGACAAAAAACGAGGTTACTGA
- a CDS encoding TIM-barrel domain-containing protein: MFTKTQLTQYTTLYRSGKPFKTGAVIVDLESNDFQQNDTIPYFQIEEENNKINFIYKMSKEDVVYGLGETLGALNKRGKIYRFYNTDDPEHTPEKMSLYGSHPFMILDGKNTFGLFIDYPSEIIFDIGFTDKDILKITVPSKDFDLYIFDSDEKLSIIKEYFNLTGKPYIPPKWAFGFQQSRWSYFSEEEVRNVAKKFRETGIPCDVIYTDIDYMDSYKVFTINKDKFPNYEGMVKDLKEMGIKVIPIIDPGVKIEKDYSMYEEGKEKGFFCVDENGNDFVAAVWPGPTHFPNFLNSEVRRWWGKKYKLFTDMGIKGFWNDMNEPSIFYTPKGLDNLIELLKSLEKNKENAGIEVFLARETLLKIANNREDYKSFYHKLDDGSLINHDMVHNLYGFNMTKATADELKELCPNERYLLLSRSSYPGLHRMASIWMGDNKSWWEHMIVNIRMLQSLNMMGFFYTGADVGGFGADSSAELVIRWMELGAFTPFYRNHSALNTRPQEPWQFDEESLNIMRDIVRLRYAFLPYTYSEYMNSVKESVPFVKPLSFVFEGDRVKDIEDQYMYGESLMVAPVYEQNKKGRYLHLPEVKWLNWTASKYEERNMKVYEPGDYYIEADLNEIPLFIKENSLILLSEPMNYVGEKEITELTVIGLVSDHAVYNYYDDDGTTYNFTKGEFGNLIIDITKADNDFKIDVKSYDPVNILKIKKIHFEIYDSDGSVIKKDMIIG; the protein is encoded by the coding sequence ATGTTCACAAAGACGCAGTTAACGCAATACACTACTTTGTACAGAAGTGGCAAACCTTTTAAAACTGGGGCGGTGATAGTTGACTTAGAAAGCAACGATTTCCAACAGAACGATACTATCCCGTATTTCCAAATTGAAGAAGAAAACAACAAAATAAATTTCATATACAAGATGTCAAAAGAAGATGTTGTATATGGATTAGGAGAAACTTTAGGGGCATTGAACAAAAGAGGTAAAATATACAGATTCTACAACACTGATGATCCTGAACATACCCCTGAAAAAATGTCTTTATATGGTTCTCACCCTTTTATGATCTTGGATGGAAAAAATACTTTCGGATTGTTCATTGATTATCCTTCCGAAATTATCTTTGACATAGGTTTTACAGATAAAGATATTTTAAAGATAACCGTCCCTTCAAAAGATTTTGATTTGTATATCTTTGATTCTGATGAAAAGCTATCCATAATAAAGGAATACTTTAATTTAACTGGAAAACCTTACATCCCTCCAAAATGGGCTTTTGGGTTTCAGCAATCAAGATGGAGTTACTTCTCTGAAGAGGAAGTTAGAAATGTAGCAAAAAAATTTAGAGAAACGGGAATTCCTTGTGACGTCATTTACACAGATATAGACTACATGGATAGTTACAAGGTTTTCACTATAAACAAAGATAAATTCCCTAACTACGAAGGGATGGTGAAAGACCTAAAAGAAATGGGAATAAAAGTTATACCGATCATAGACCCCGGGGTAAAAATAGAAAAAGACTATTCAATGTACGAAGAAGGCAAGGAAAAAGGATTTTTCTGTGTGGATGAAAACGGTAATGATTTTGTTGCAGCTGTTTGGCCAGGACCTACGCACTTTCCAAACTTTTTGAACTCAGAAGTCAGAAGATGGTGGGGCAAGAAGTATAAGCTCTTTACAGATATGGGAATAAAAGGCTTTTGGAACGATATGAACGAACCTTCAATATTTTATACCCCTAAAGGTTTAGACAATCTCATCGAACTGTTAAAAAGTTTGGAAAAAAATAAGGAAAATGCCGGTATAGAAGTTTTCTTGGCAAGAGAAACACTTTTGAAAATAGCTAATAACAGAGAAGATTATAAAAGCTTCTACCATAAATTAGACGATGGTAGTTTAATAAATCACGATATGGTTCATAACTTATACGGATTCAACATGACAAAAGCTACTGCAGATGAGTTGAAAGAGTTATGCCCGAATGAAAGATACCTGCTACTCTCAAGAAGCAGTTATCCAGGCCTCCACAGGATGGCTTCAATATGGATGGGGGATAATAAATCTTGGTGGGAACACATGATTGTTAATATAAGAATGCTGCAATCTTTAAATATGATGGGATTTTTCTATACGGGAGCTGATGTTGGTGGCTTTGGAGCTGATTCATCTGCTGAATTAGTCATAAGATGGATGGAGTTAGGAGCGTTCACACCATTTTATCGAAACCATTCTGCACTAAATACAAGGCCTCAGGAGCCTTGGCAGTTCGATGAAGAATCTTTGAACATCATGAGAGACATAGTGAGGCTCAGATACGCTTTTCTACCGTATACTTACTCAGAATATATGAACTCCGTAAAAGAATCTGTTCCATTTGTAAAACCTTTATCTTTTGTATTTGAAGGCGATAGGGTGAAAGATATAGAAGATCAGTACATGTACGGAGAATCTTTGATGGTAGCACCCGTTTATGAACAAAACAAAAAGGGAAGATATTTACACTTGCCAGAAGTGAAGTGGCTTAATTGGACAGCTTCTAAATACGAAGAAAGAAATATGAAAGTTTATGAACCGGGAGATTATTACATTGAAGCAGATTTAAATGAAATTCCTCTTTTCATAAAAGAGAATAGCTTGATACTTCTATCCGAGCCTATGAATTATGTTGGTGAAAAAGAAATTACAGAACTAACAGTCATTGGTTTGGTTAGCGATCACGCTGTTTACAATTATTATGATGACGATGGAACCACTTACAATTTCACAAAAGGAGAGTTTGGTAATTTAATAATAGATATAACAAAAGCAGACAACGATTTCAAAATAGATGTGAAATCCTACGACCCAGTAAATATTTTGAAAATAAAAAAGATCCATTTCGAAATATACGACAGTGATGGAAGTGTCATCAAAAAAGATATGATCATCGGATAG
- a CDS encoding cytochrome c biogenesis CcdA family protein codes for MKKKQIFLTRLAIEIQIFVAKTLFYVIQLKYRGGVWLTFYNLEKGVNRMNSLAITNSVSFLTAFSGGLLSFFSPCVFPLIPVFFALVIPDISNTPLVIKRSLGFFLGLSLFFALLGSISGSIGMMLAMYQSVINIVAGVLIILFGFLFLMNKSLISAKNIDLRKYNKNNSFFSAFLIGILISLVWIPCASPILASILTLATTTGQALRGALLLFVYSLGISIPFLFFSGIVSKILSKVTLGEPKWQKSLRIIGGIALMVVGTMVSFGIFNNISVI; via the coding sequence TTGAAGAAAAAACAAATATTTCTTACTAGGTTAGCTATAGAAATACAAATCTTTGTTGCTAAAACTCTATTTTATGTGATACAATTAAAATACCGTGGCGGGGTATGGCTAACTTTTTATAATTTGGAAAAAGGAGTAAATCGGATGAATTCTCTTGCCATAACAAATTCTGTTAGTTTTTTAACTGCGTTTTCTGGTGGGTTATTATCATTTTTTAGCCCATGTGTTTTCCCTTTAATACCCGTTTTTTTTGCATTGGTGATCCCTGATATCTCAAACACCCCTTTGGTCATCAAAAGGAGTTTGGGTTTTTTTCTTGGCCTTTCTCTCTTTTTTGCCTTGTTAGGCAGTATTTCTGGTAGTATTGGTATGATGCTTGCAATGTATCAAAGCGTTATTAACATAGTTGCTGGTGTTTTAATAATATTATTTGGATTTCTGTTTTTGATGAATAAAAGTTTGATTTCTGCAAAGAATATAGACCTAAGAAAATACAATAAAAATAATTCCTTTTTCTCCGCCTTTTTAATTGGGATTTTAATTTCTTTAGTATGGATCCCGTGCGCAAGTCCAATATTGGCTTCGATTCTAACCTTAGCAACGACTACAGGCCAAGCATTGAGAGGAGCCCTTTTGCTTTTTGTTTATTCTCTGGGAATTTCCATCCCGTTTCTATTCTTTAGCGGTATTGTCAGTAAAATATTATCTAAAGTAACTTTAGGAGAACCTAAATGGCAAAAATCCTTGAGAATTATTGGCGGTATTGCGCTTATGGTAGTGGGGACTATGGTTTCCTTTGGGATTTTTAACAATATAAGTGTAATATAA
- a CDS encoding M20 family metallo-hydrolase, whose amino-acid sequence MKESIIKKVEELKEEIIESSKKFISIDSVNPRAGGPGEKEAAEWLESLIKGWNFDEIKRYDAPDDAVEYGYRPNIVATYKGQNPQRTIWFVTHMDKVPAGDIKLWETDPFQPVVKDGKIFGRGSEDNGASLISTLYAVKSIMDLKVRPKNNIALALVSDEETGSEFGIKYLLKQGLFKEGDWFYVPDAGESDGSFIEVAEKSIMWLKITTIGKQGHASMPNISINAHRAGMDFAIAADKYFHENYNLQDDLFNYPYSSFEPTKKVSNVENINTIPGTDIIYFDGRILPNYDVEQIINNLKNLSKEYENKWNVKIIIEGEHIEKSTKPTPKDHPCVEMLKESIRDLRNIEAEVGGIGGGTCAAIVRGAGFPAAVWSTIDGTAHQPNEYVKIDNLIKDTQVFAYLMNNL is encoded by the coding sequence ATGAAGGAAAGTATAATTAAAAAAGTAGAAGAATTAAAAGAAGAAATTATTGAAAGTTCAAAAAAGTTCATATCAATTGACTCTGTCAACCCACGTGCGGGAGGACCTGGAGAAAAGGAAGCTGCAGAATGGCTGGAATCTTTGATTAAAGGCTGGAATTTTGATGAAATTAAAAGATACGACGCTCCAGACGATGCTGTTGAATATGGATACAGGCCAAACATTGTTGCAACCTATAAAGGTCAAAATCCACAAAGAACTATTTGGTTTGTAACGCACATGGACAAGGTACCTGCTGGTGATATCAAATTGTGGGAAACAGATCCTTTTCAACCGGTAGTAAAAGACGGAAAGATTTTTGGAAGGGGAAGCGAAGACAATGGAGCCTCTTTAATATCAACATTATATGCCGTGAAAAGTATTATGGATTTAAAAGTGAGGCCAAAAAACAACATTGCCTTAGCTTTGGTTTCAGATGAAGAAACGGGTTCAGAATTTGGAATAAAATACTTATTAAAACAAGGATTATTTAAAGAAGGGGATTGGTTCTACGTACCAGATGCCGGGGAATCTGATGGAAGCTTCATCGAAGTTGCGGAAAAATCGATTATGTGGTTAAAAATAACAACTATTGGAAAACAAGGCCATGCATCTATGCCCAATATCTCCATTAACGCCCATAGAGCTGGTATGGATTTTGCAATTGCAGCGGATAAATATTTCCACGAAAATTATAACCTACAAGACGACCTCTTTAATTATCCTTACTCTTCTTTTGAACCAACAAAGAAAGTATCAAATGTTGAAAATATAAATACCATTCCCGGCACTGATATCATATATTTCGATGGAAGAATTCTTCCAAATTATGACGTTGAACAAATAATAAACAACCTTAAAAACCTGTCAAAAGAATACGAGAATAAATGGAATGTCAAAATAATAATTGAAGGGGAACATATTGAAAAATCAACAAAACCCACTCCAAAAGACCACCCCTGTGTAGAAATGTTGAAAGAAAGTATAAGGGACCTTAGAAATATAGAAGCTGAAGTTGGTGGAATAGGTGGAGGTACCTGTGCAGCGATAGTCCGTGGGGCAGGGTTTCCTGCTGCTGTTTGGTCAACAATTGATGGAACAGCACATCAACCTAACGAATACGTGAAAATTGACAATTTAATTAAAGATACCCAAGTTTTCGCATACCTTATGAATAATTTATAA
- a CDS encoding SHOCT domain-containing protein: MGYCYLWGAYGQSILGGYWWIIPLLFWGLLATVVVLLFRANKKRSSYNALDILKQEYALGRISREEYLTRKKDLK; this comes from the coding sequence ATGGGATATTGTTATCTGTGGGGTGCTTATGGTCAGAGTATTCTAGGTGGATATTGGTGGATTATACCTTTGCTTTTCTGGGGATTGCTTGCAACGGTAGTTGTGCTATTGTTTAGGGCAAACAAAAAACGCAGCAGCTATAATGCTCTAGACATTCTCAAACAAGAATATGCTCTGGGGCGGATTTCCAGAGAAGAGTATTTGACCAGGAAAAAAGATTTAAAGTAA
- the galT gene encoding galactose-1-phosphate uridylyltransferase: MMELRKDPIIKRWVIISSERSKRPMDFKKQQPKSEDSFCPFDYGNEYSTPEEIIAFRDANSTPNSPGWWVRVVPNKFPALHSENELKKQGIGIYDQMSGYGYHEVIIETPQHNAKFADMPIDQIKEIIWAYIKRFQTIRKDKRIKYVQIFKNKGEEAGASLLHPHSQLIATPIVPITIKSEIEGSKSYYDFRERCVYCDIISQELKDKQRVVFKTDEFIVIEPYASRFPYETWLLPLKHSHDFGSLENKPTLVEDLAKTISIITKRFDKKLDDPPFNLFIHTSPFIDGVELYYHWHIEILPRLTNVAGFEWGTGFHINHVSPEQACSDLIEEKDIL; encoded by the coding sequence ATGATGGAATTGAGAAAAGATCCTATAATAAAAAGATGGGTTATAATATCTTCCGAACGATCGAAAAGACCCATGGATTTCAAAAAACAACAGCCAAAATCAGAAGACTCATTCTGCCCTTTTGATTATGGAAATGAATACAGTACCCCGGAAGAAATAATAGCCTTTAGAGATGCTAACTCTACTCCAAACTCCCCAGGATGGTGGGTTCGTGTTGTTCCAAATAAATTTCCAGCACTCCACTCTGAAAACGAACTCAAAAAACAAGGTATCGGGATATATGACCAAATGTCTGGCTATGGATATCATGAAGTCATTATAGAAACTCCACAACATAACGCAAAATTTGCAGATATGCCAATAGATCAAATAAAAGAAATAATATGGGCTTACATAAAAAGGTTCCAAACAATAAGAAAAGATAAAAGAATAAAATACGTTCAAATATTCAAAAACAAAGGAGAAGAAGCTGGTGCTTCCCTTTTACATCCGCACTCACAACTCATTGCTACTCCTATCGTTCCTATTACGATTAAATCCGAAATAGAAGGCTCCAAATCTTATTATGACTTTCGAGAAAGATGTGTCTATTGTGACATAATAAGCCAAGAGTTAAAGGACAAACAAAGGGTAGTTTTCAAAACAGATGAGTTCATTGTTATAGAACCTTACGCCTCCAGATTTCCATACGAAACATGGTTACTTCCACTAAAACATTCACATGACTTCGGATCCTTAGAAAACAAACCGACATTAGTTGAAGATCTAGCAAAAACCATTTCTATTATAACCAAAAGGTTTGATAAAAAACTCGACGATCCCCCATTTAATTTATTCATACACACTTCACCGTTTATAGACGGAGTGGAACTATATTATCATTGGCATATAGAAATATTACCTAGATTAACTAATGTTGCTGGTTTTGAATGGGGTACAGGCTTTCATATAAACCATGTTTCTCCCGAACAAGCCTGCAGTGACCTTATAGAAGAAAAAGACATTCTTTGA
- a CDS encoding SHOCT domain-containing protein, with product MMGFGLGMMWGGFSLIFLIIIIIAAIYFINNKNDDNSSSYHNNNNDFPHQVDRAEEIAKERYARGEISKEEFDQIIKDLK from the coding sequence ATGATGGGATTCGGTTTGGGAATGATGTGGGGAGGATTTTCTTTGATTTTCTTGATAATAATTATCATAGCAGCGATTTATTTTATTAATAATAAGAATGACGATAATTCGAGTTCATATCACAACAATAATAATGACTTTCCTCATCAAGTTGATAGAGCTGAAGAGATCGCTAAAGAGCGTTATGCTAGAGGTGAAATAAGCAAGGAAGAATTTGATCAGATAATAAAAGACTTGAAATAG
- a CDS encoding DUF4910 domain-containing protein: MIDLKDIFYEFSSRNALELIRKISGFHRAKGSLEYSKAREIIQNYLKNSTLLTFPMDKTYNTWQSPPSWNLNGGFLKYQNGKYIVSDLSLTPISAIFLSDKTDGVEKLEVFDVGKGETEEDYKNFEPGNAVLADGNPTLVYHYAIEKFNARCVLSYYMKAQDKSIGRTPNLLPDTINYTSFPSFKNKYAYGYALSYDQFQELREKLKKEKVYIEAFLDADQGTNTLEVLQENIGKDTDQPAIILTAHLCHPKPGANDNASGSALLSEVMRVLEKFQNHLNRKIIGLWVAEMYGTAAYLTTEFPKNAYVINLDMVGEDQFKTGSTLKLTPSPWAIPSFLGELLYVNLEYPAFRLSFERYSGGSDHYMFSDPNLGIPAVSLTNWPDRYYHSSDDTVDNCSKNTLDWIGKAVLKTIYDLDNMSQEVSAQVKGKIINNHFKLANVQSKLITNYVNYMTYLKLQQLSKYGDVEEELIEFFKEKIDFNLIPSQKRKIRKNIGPISDSWYNIEDIKWMNQVREKVPNFRDFLDIFLNVFELGFSKEEAILIAKAELGIEEDLKAEVEHYLQRLKEEKLIESSL; encoded by the coding sequence ATGATAGACTTAAAAGATATATTTTACGAATTTTCTTCGAGAAATGCCTTGGAATTAATTAGAAAAATCTCTGGTTTTCACAGAGCAAAAGGTAGCTTGGAATATTCCAAAGCGAGGGAGATAATTCAAAATTATTTGAAAAATTCAACTTTGCTTACCTTCCCTATGGACAAAACTTACAACACATGGCAAAGTCCTCCAAGTTGGAATCTAAACGGAGGCTTTTTAAAATATCAAAATGGAAAATACATCGTCTCTGATCTTTCTCTAACACCTATCTCGGCAATATTCTTATCAGATAAAACTGACGGTGTAGAGAAACTGGAAGTCTTCGATGTAGGAAAGGGAGAAACAGAGGAAGACTACAAAAATTTTGAACCGGGAAATGCGGTATTGGCTGATGGTAATCCCACCCTAGTCTACCACTATGCTATAGAAAAATTCAACGCAAGATGTGTCCTCAGTTATTATATGAAAGCTCAAGACAAATCCATAGGAAGAACTCCGAATCTTTTACCTGATACCATTAATTATACTTCTTTCCCAAGTTTTAAAAATAAGTACGCCTATGGTTACGCATTATCTTACGATCAATTTCAAGAATTAAGGGAAAAGCTTAAAAAAGAAAAAGTTTACATAGAAGCCTTTTTGGATGCAGATCAAGGAACAAATACCCTAGAAGTCTTACAAGAAAATATAGGTAAAGATACCGACCAACCAGCTATTATTTTAACTGCTCATCTGTGTCATCCAAAACCGGGAGCTAACGACAATGCAAGCGGCTCTGCACTACTGTCAGAAGTAATGAGAGTATTAGAAAAATTCCAAAATCACTTAAACAGAAAAATTATTGGTCTTTGGGTAGCAGAGATGTACGGTACAGCTGCTTATTTAACAACAGAATTTCCAAAAAACGCTTATGTTATAAACTTAGATATGGTTGGGGAAGATCAATTTAAAACAGGATCAACTCTTAAATTAACTCCTTCCCCTTGGGCAATACCATCTTTTTTAGGAGAACTTCTTTACGTGAACTTAGAATATCCTGCTTTTAGATTATCTTTCGAAAGATATTCAGGAGGTTCGGACCATTACATGTTTTCAGATCCAAACTTGGGAATACCGGCTGTGTCATTAACGAATTGGCCAGATAGGTATTACCATTCAAGTGACGACACGGTTGATAATTGTTCAAAAAATACCCTTGACTGGATAGGAAAAGCCGTTTTAAAAACTATCTACGACTTAGACAATATGAGTCAAGAAGTTTCGGCACAAGTAAAAGGCAAAATTATAAACAATCATTTCAAGCTAGCCAATGTTCAAAGCAAACTCATCACCAATTATGTAAATTATATGACGTACCTAAAACTACAGCAACTCTCTAAATATGGAGACGTTGAAGAAGAATTAATTGAATTTTTTAAGGAAAAAATTGACTTTAATTTGATCCCTTCACAAAAAAGAAAGATAAGAAAAAATATTGGGCCAATTTCTGATTCGTGGTACAATATCGAAGATATAAAATGGATGAACCAAGTTAGAGAAAAAGTACCTAACTTTAGAGATTTCTTAGATATATTTTTGAACGTATTTGAACTAGGATTTTCAAAAGAAGAAGCTATTTTAATAGCAAAAGCAGAGTTGGGAATTGAGGAAGATTTAAAGGCAGAAGTCGAACATTATCTGCAAAGATTAAAAGAAGAAAAATTAATAGAAAGTAGCCTGTAA
- a CDS encoding CBS domain-containing protein, producing the protein MMYVKLWQNDTFQAIEYTETLQKAFDKISSEEENLVVVRRDGTLYNLITFNDITTTFSSYGLDTKLIEILDPTDSFLFDTDLLEDALVLMLENRARVLPVVNNEMRPVGIFGLFEVLKAFKTISAIDETGTRALIKINDVPGELGKLLSIFANRKINLLSLMTAKISDEKRMISLKLGIKNIDLISDILDEENIEYEGIYEENGDKDR; encoded by the coding sequence ATGATGTATGTAAAATTATGGCAAAATGATACTTTTCAAGCAATTGAATATACCGAAACCTTGCAAAAAGCCTTTGATAAAATAAGCAGTGAAGAAGAAAATTTGGTCGTTGTGAGACGAGATGGGACTCTGTACAACCTCATTACTTTCAACGATATAACAACTACATTTTCTTCTTATGGCTTAGATACGAAATTAATAGAAATATTAGATCCTACCGACTCTTTTTTATTTGACACTGACTTATTAGAAGATGCTCTAGTTTTGATGTTAGAAAACAGAGCTAGAGTTTTACCCGTTGTTAACAATGAAATGCGCCCTGTAGGAATCTTTGGACTTTTTGAAGTTTTAAAAGCCTTTAAAACCATCTCAGCTATTGATGAAACAGGAACACGAGCTTTAATAAAGATAAATGACGTTCCTGGTGAACTCGGCAAACTCTTGAGCATATTTGCGAATCGAAAAATCAACCTTCTCTCTCTAATGACCGCCAAAATAAGTGACGAAAAGAGAATGATCAGTCTCAAATTAGGCATTAAAAATATCGACCTCATTTCTGATATATTGGACGAAGAAAATATAGAGTATGAAGGTATATACGAAGAAAATGGAGACAAAGACAGGTAA
- the corA gene encoding magnesium/cobalt transporter CorA has product MNSAKRKNLSKVGNPPGELIYTGKLEPSNAIINVFSYDQHSYNLNENVDLDLIKTLDKNQIHWIDFENVSDSNQLKAIGEIFDIHKLTLEDIINVNQRTKIEFYDSYTFLVIKLISDSSEKLEFRQLSIIIQGNIMISFSEEKNFATNLLKTQLKTNAGDIRKKDVGYLTFSLMDIVVDSYLSKLNNYISHTEEIDEKITEEIEEEHFIKIKKIKQEILRFRRFVFPLKDILFQIQKKEKGFVNESNEVYFIDLYDHTIRINESIDLLRENLNNLTEIYLSIVSNRLNEIMRILTIISTIFIPLTFIAGIYGMNFENMPELHWKFGYFLILGIMATIAVIMIIIFKKKKWF; this is encoded by the coding sequence ATGAATTCAGCTAAACGAAAAAATTTAAGTAAAGTTGGGAACCCTCCTGGAGAGCTTATTTACACAGGAAAATTAGAACCATCAAACGCAATCATCAACGTTTTTTCGTATGATCAACACTCTTATAATCTAAATGAAAATGTCGACCTTGACCTTATAAAAACCCTAGATAAAAACCAAATACACTGGATCGATTTTGAAAACGTCTCTGACTCAAATCAATTAAAAGCCATTGGCGAAATCTTTGATATTCACAAGTTAACCTTAGAGGATATAATTAATGTCAATCAAAGAACTAAGATCGAGTTCTATGATTCTTACACATTTTTAGTCATAAAATTAATCTCCGATTCAAGCGAAAAGCTAGAATTTAGACAACTCAGTATAATTATACAAGGAAACATAATGATTAGTTTCTCAGAAGAAAAGAATTTTGCCACAAATTTGTTAAAAACACAGCTCAAGACAAACGCAGGAGATATAAGGAAAAAAGACGTAGGTTACTTAACCTTCTCTTTAATGGATATAGTAGTTGATAGTTACTTATCAAAATTAAATAACTATATTTCACATACGGAAGAAATTGATGAAAAAATCACAGAAGAGATTGAAGAAGAGCATTTTATAAAAATAAAGAAAATCAAGCAGGAAATATTAAGGTTCCGAAGATTTGTATTCCCTTTAAAAGACATACTCTTTCAAATACAAAAAAAAGAAAAGGGATTCGTAAATGAAAGTAATGAGGTATACTTTATCGACCTTTACGATCATACCATAAGGATAAACGAATCTATCGATTTATTGAGAGAGAATTTAAATAACTTAACAGAGATTTACTTGTCGATAGTGAGCAACCGTTTAAATGAAATAATGAGAATACTCACCATAATATCAACTATTTTCATCCCACTAACTTTTATAGCGGGAATATACGGCATGAATTTTGAGAATATGCCAGAACTGCATTGGAAATTTGGCTATTTCCTAATCTTAGGTATCATGGCGACTATAGCTGTGATTATGATAATTATATTCAAAAAGAAAAAATGGTTTTGA